From one Thunnus maccoyii chromosome 6, fThuMac1.1, whole genome shotgun sequence genomic stretch:
- the LOC121898417 gene encoding TRPM8 channel-associated factor homolog isoform X3 → MALGIGKDFKDDLEFLLQGISEFDLQNGVVASEVLAHGPLAFPIGTTEDGRAFLAGAYYGKGRIVVITHEGLLKRETLAPFWNNALHWLDQGRNGVVGVVPAYSDNYVEGIQEFVAEGGGLLIGGHAWYWAQTHKGQNPMTEFSGNKILNKMGLSLLENYITDGSYKAPVPSQAIKDTYYFRHLLRSFAGHVTQGEELTENQEECLKKLGKDCAKYLRMKAHDCSSYTQMVSNLTDTLKKSGMPQVCDSRPVKSPKDHLLLSMGTDVYKVCPDPDDLLPYLIKHNPMMPVVNNQKITINANTAGGEEWISTGLYLSPGMRTSITVPAEIVNKEWKIQIGCQTDYLNAAELKRAPCVHERFPVTTEKMQVWNLWGGLIYLVAPPNTQVEGVEVTVQTAVRAPYYKSGVTTKADWSLLRAAPSPWAELEFENIILTVPSDVVRDLDYPDKLAAHWDAIMRGVADLAAIPHKFPRKERFVTDVQISHGWMHAGYPIMAQTPTAAHVVSIDHARTKGMWGPIHELGHNQQRGCWEFPSHTTECTCNLWSVYVHEEVLGINRAKAHPNMTSEKRNHRAEEYAKGGKKLSSWHMWVALETYMQLQEKFGWDAFKKVFAAYHKMSNFPKDNKGKMNLYAETFSQTVEMNLSGFFKAWGWPIETATEEKLSNLPPWSDHPMIQYG, encoded by the exons ATGGCTTTAGG AATTGGTAAGGATTTTAAGGATGACTTGGAGTTCTTACTCCAGGGGATATCCGAGTTTGACCTTCAGAATGGGGTAGTAGCTTCTGAGGTTCTGGCTCATGGGCCTCTAGCGTTCCCCATCGGTACCACCGAGGATGGGCGAGCATTCCTGGCAGGAGCCTACTATGGGAAGGGACGGATTGTTGTGATCACTCATGAAGGACTTCTGAAAAGAGAG ACGCTGGCTCCATTTTGGAACAATGCCCTTCATTGGTTGGATCAAGGCAGGAATGGGGTTGTTGGTGTGGTGCCAG CATACAGCGACAATTATGTGGAGGGGATCCAAGAGTTTGTTGCAGAGGGAGGAGGCCTCCTGATTGGTGGACATGCTTGGTATTGGGCTCAGACACACAAAGGACAAAACCCAATGACAGAATTCTCAG GAAACAAGATCCTGAACAAAATGGGCTTGAGCCTGCTAGAGAATTACATCACTGACGGTTCCTACAAGGCCCCTGTGCCAAGCCAGGCCATCAAAGACACCTACTACTTCCGCCACCTTCTACGCAGCTTTGCTGGTCATGTAACCCAGGGAGAGGAACTTACCGAGAATCAGGAGGAATGCCTTAAAAAACTGGGCAAGGACTGTGCCAAATACTTGCGCATGAAGGCTCATGACTGCTCCTCCTATACACAGATGGTGTCCAACCTCACTGACACGTTAAAGAAGTCGGGCATGCCACAG GTATGTGACAGCCGTCCTGTGAAGAGTCCCAAAGACCACCTGCTTCTCAGCATGGGGACAGATGTATATAAGGTTTGCCCAGATCCTGATGATCTCCTGCCTTACCTCATCAAGCATAACCCCATGATGCCAGTTGTCAATAACCAGAAGATCACGATTAATGCTAACACAGCAG gaggagaggagtggatCAGTACTGGTCTCTACCTCTCTCCTGGTATGAGGACCTCCATAACTGTACCGGCAGAGATTGTCAACAAGGAATGGAAG ATCCAGATAGGCTGTCAAACAGACTATCTCAATGCTGCAGAGTTGAAGAGAGCGCCCTGTGTTCATGAACGATTTCCTGTTACCACAGAGAAGATGCAGGTGTGGAACCTGTGGGGGGGACTCATCTACCTGGTGGCTCCACCCAACACACAGGTGGAGGGGGTAGAGGTCACAGTGCAGACAGCTGTACGTGCACCATATTATAAAtctg GTGTGACAACAAAAGCTGATTGGTCGTTGCTGCGTGCAGCTCCCTCACCCTGGGCAGAGCTGGAGTTTGAGAACATCATCCTTACTGTACCATCAGATGTTGTTCGGGATCTGGATTACCCCGACAAGTTGGCAGCACACTGGGATGCCATCATGAGAGGCGTTGCTGACCTGGCTGCTATCCCACACAAATTTCCCCGCAAAGAGAGATTTGTAACTGATGTACAGATTTCTCAtg GTTGGATGCATGCAGGTTATCCCATCATGGCACAAACACCCACAGCAGCTCATGTGGTCAGCATTGACCATGCTAGGACTAAAGGCATGTGGGGCCCCATCCATGAGCTTGGACACAACCAACAGAGAGGCTGCTGGGAGTTCCCATCTCACACCACAGAGTGTACATGCAACCTCTGGTCAGTGTATGTGCATGAAGAGGTGCTGGGGATCAACAGGGCAAAG GCTCATCCAAATATGACTTCAGAAAAGCGAAACCATCGAGCAGAGGAGTATGCTAAGGGGGGCAAGAAACTCAGCAGCTGGCACATGTGGGTCGCCCTGGAGACATATATGCAG CTCCAGGAAAAGTTTGGCTGGGATGCCTTTAAGAAGGTGTTTGCTGCCTACCACAAGATGAGCAACTTTCCCAAAGACAACAAAGGAAAGATGAACCTGTATGCTGAGACTTtctcccagactgtggagatgaACCTGTCTGGATTCTTTAAAGCCTGGGGCTGGCCCATAGAAACAGCCACTGAGGAGAAACTCTCCAACCTGCCTCCCTGGAGTGACCACCCCATGATCCAGTATGGCTGA
- the LOC121898417 gene encoding TRPM8 channel-associated factor homolog isoform X2, whose translation MTTQPSQHQQREEAYISLMRGLKELDLCGPCVPSNLVLIGDDAFPLVMNSQGQILMAASLYGSGRIVVLGHEGYLTTFPVLVENALTWLRGDTSKNLSVGVHKNVRGVADNLSRSSFQAKIVEAFSDNLEVGVYVTDAYSVDADVKQLVAFLKAGGGVLIAGQAWSWAADHPKENKLLEFVGNKVSSVAGIYFSEHQGDVECLPVCPQIPSSCMALGIGKDFKDDLEFLLQGISEFDLQNGVVASEVLAHGPLAFPIGTTEDGRAFLAGAYYGKGRIVVITHEGLLKRETLAPFWNNALHWLDQGRNGVVGVVPGLNQAFNLFSKSEFNCERTNVRKDLSVFVCTAYSDNYVEGIQEFVAEGGGLLIGGHAWYWAQTHKGQNPMTEFSGNKILNKMGLSLLENYITDGSYKAPVPSQAIKDTYYFRHLLRSFAGHVTQGEELTENQEECLKKLGKDCAKYLRMKAHDCSSYTQMVSNLTDTLKKSGMPQVCDSRPVKSPKDHLLLSMGTDVYKVCPDPDDLLPYLIKHNPMMPVVNNQKITINANTAGGEEWISTGLYLSPGMRTSITVPAEIVNKEWKIGCQTDYLNAAELKRAPCVHERFPVTTEKMQVWNLWGGLIYLVAPPNTQVEGVEVTVQTAVRAPYYKSGVTTKADWSLLRAAPSPWAELEFENIILTVPSDVVRDLDYPDKLAAHWDAIMRGVADLAAIPHKFPRKERFVTDVQISHGWMHAGYPIMAQTPTAAHVVSIDHARTKGMWGPIHELGHNQQRGCWEFPSHTTECTCNLWSVYVHEEVLGINRAKAHPNMTSEKRNHRAEEYAKGGKKLSSWHMWVALETYMQLQEKFGWDAFKKVFAAYHKMSNFPKDNKGKMNLYAETFSQTVEMNLSGFFKAWGWPIETATEEKLSNLPPWSDHPMIQYG comes from the exons ATGACCACCCAGCCCTCCCAACACCAGCAGCGTGAAGAGGCCTACATCTCCCTGATGAGAGGCTTGAAAGAGCTGGACCTCTGTGGTCCCTGTGTTCCCAGCAATCTGGTTCTGATTGGAGACGATGCCTTTCCTTTAGTAATGAACAGCCAAGGCCAGATCCTGATGGCTGCCTCTCTGTACGGCAGTGGAAGGATTGTGGTCTTGGGTCATGAGGGTTACCTGACAACCTTTCCTGTTCTGGTAGAGAATGCTCTGACCTGGCTGCGAGGAGATACATCTAAAAACTTGTCTGTGGGGGTCCACAAGAATGTCAGGGGAGTTGCTGATAATCTCAGCAGATCCAGCTTCCAAGCCAAAATTGTGGAGGCCTTTAGTGACAATCTAGAGGTTGGCGTGTATGTGACAGATGCCTACAGCGTGGATGCAGACGTAAAGCAGCTGGTGGCGTTTCTGAAAGCTGGAGGAGGAGTGCTGATAGCCGGACAGGCGTGGAGCTGGGCTGCAGATCATCCTAAGGAGAACAAGCTGCTTGAGTTTGTAGGGAATAAGGTGTCCAGCGTGGCAGGGATCTACTTCTCTGAGCATCAGGGTGACGTAGAGTGCCTTCCTGTCTGCCCTCAGATCCCATCCTCCTGCATGGCTTTAGG AATTGGTAAGGATTTTAAGGATGACTTGGAGTTCTTACTCCAGGGGATATCCGAGTTTGACCTTCAGAATGGGGTAGTAGCTTCTGAGGTTCTGGCTCATGGGCCTCTAGCGTTCCCCATCGGTACCACCGAGGATGGGCGAGCATTCCTGGCAGGAGCCTACTATGGGAAGGGACGGATTGTTGTGATCACTCATGAAGGACTTCTGAAAAGAGAG ACGCTGGCTCCATTTTGGAACAATGCCCTTCATTGGTTGGATCAAGGCAGGAATGGGGTTGTTGGTGTGGTGCCAGGTCTTAACCAAGCCTTCAACCTCTTCAGCAAGTCAGAGTTTAATTGTGAGAGGACAAATGTCAGGAAAGACctgagtgtatttgtgtgtacagCATACAGCGACAATTATGTGGAGGGGATCCAAGAGTTTGTTGCAGAGGGAGGAGGCCTCCTGATTGGTGGACATGCTTGGTATTGGGCTCAGACACACAAAGGACAAAACCCAATGACAGAATTCTCAG GAAACAAGATCCTGAACAAAATGGGCTTGAGCCTGCTAGAGAATTACATCACTGACGGTTCCTACAAGGCCCCTGTGCCAAGCCAGGCCATCAAAGACACCTACTACTTCCGCCACCTTCTACGCAGCTTTGCTGGTCATGTAACCCAGGGAGAGGAACTTACCGAGAATCAGGAGGAATGCCTTAAAAAACTGGGCAAGGACTGTGCCAAATACTTGCGCATGAAGGCTCATGACTGCTCCTCCTATACACAGATGGTGTCCAACCTCACTGACACGTTAAAGAAGTCGGGCATGCCACAG GTATGTGACAGCCGTCCTGTGAAGAGTCCCAAAGACCACCTGCTTCTCAGCATGGGGACAGATGTATATAAGGTTTGCCCAGATCCTGATGATCTCCTGCCTTACCTCATCAAGCATAACCCCATGATGCCAGTTGTCAATAACCAGAAGATCACGATTAATGCTAACACAGCAG gaggagaggagtggatCAGTACTGGTCTCTACCTCTCTCCTGGTATGAGGACCTCCATAACTGTACCGGCAGAGATTGTCAACAAGGAATGGAAG ATAGGCTGTCAAACAGACTATCTCAATGCTGCAGAGTTGAAGAGAGCGCCCTGTGTTCATGAACGATTTCCTGTTACCACAGAGAAGATGCAGGTGTGGAACCTGTGGGGGGGACTCATCTACCTGGTGGCTCCACCCAACACACAGGTGGAGGGGGTAGAGGTCACAGTGCAGACAGCTGTACGTGCACCATATTATAAAtctg GTGTGACAACAAAAGCTGATTGGTCGTTGCTGCGTGCAGCTCCCTCACCCTGGGCAGAGCTGGAGTTTGAGAACATCATCCTTACTGTACCATCAGATGTTGTTCGGGATCTGGATTACCCCGACAAGTTGGCAGCACACTGGGATGCCATCATGAGAGGCGTTGCTGACCTGGCTGCTATCCCACACAAATTTCCCCGCAAAGAGAGATTTGTAACTGATGTACAGATTTCTCAtg GTTGGATGCATGCAGGTTATCCCATCATGGCACAAACACCCACAGCAGCTCATGTGGTCAGCATTGACCATGCTAGGACTAAAGGCATGTGGGGCCCCATCCATGAGCTTGGACACAACCAACAGAGAGGCTGCTGGGAGTTCCCATCTCACACCACAGAGTGTACATGCAACCTCTGGTCAGTGTATGTGCATGAAGAGGTGCTGGGGATCAACAGGGCAAAG GCTCATCCAAATATGACTTCAGAAAAGCGAAACCATCGAGCAGAGGAGTATGCTAAGGGGGGCAAGAAACTCAGCAGCTGGCACATGTGGGTCGCCCTGGAGACATATATGCAG CTCCAGGAAAAGTTTGGCTGGGATGCCTTTAAGAAGGTGTTTGCTGCCTACCACAAGATGAGCAACTTTCCCAAAGACAACAAAGGAAAGATGAACCTGTATGCTGAGACTTtctcccagactgtggagatgaACCTGTCTGGATTCTTTAAAGCCTGGGGCTGGCCCATAGAAACAGCCACTGAGGAGAAACTCTCCAACCTGCCTCCCTGGAGTGACCACCCCATGATCCAGTATGGCTGA
- the LOC121898417 gene encoding TRPM8 channel-associated factor homolog isoform X1: MTTQPSQHQQREEAYISLMRGLKELDLCGPCVPSNLVLIGDDAFPLVMNSQGQILMAASLYGSGRIVVLGHEGYLTTFPVLVENALTWLRGDTSKNLSVGVHKNVRGVADNLSRSSFQAKIVEAFSDNLEVGVYVTDAYSVDADVKQLVAFLKAGGGVLIAGQAWSWAADHPKENKLLEFVGNKVSSVAGIYFSEHQGDVECLPVCPQIPSSCMALGIGKDFKDDLEFLLQGISEFDLQNGVVASEVLAHGPLAFPIGTTEDGRAFLAGAYYGKGRIVVITHEGLLKRETLAPFWNNALHWLDQGRNGVVGVVPGLNQAFNLFSKSEFNCERTNVRKDLSVFVCTAYSDNYVEGIQEFVAEGGGLLIGGHAWYWAQTHKGQNPMTEFSGNKILNKMGLSLLENYITDGSYKAPVPSQAIKDTYYFRHLLRSFAGHVTQGEELTENQEECLKKLGKDCAKYLRMKAHDCSSYTQMVSNLTDTLKKSGMPQVCDSRPVKSPKDHLLLSMGTDVYKVCPDPDDLLPYLIKHNPMMPVVNNQKITINANTAGGEEWISTGLYLSPGMRTSITVPAEIVNKEWKIQIGCQTDYLNAAELKRAPCVHERFPVTTEKMQVWNLWGGLIYLVAPPNTQVEGVEVTVQTAVRAPYYKSGVTTKADWSLLRAAPSPWAELEFENIILTVPSDVVRDLDYPDKLAAHWDAIMRGVADLAAIPHKFPRKERFVTDVQISHGWMHAGYPIMAQTPTAAHVVSIDHARTKGMWGPIHELGHNQQRGCWEFPSHTTECTCNLWSVYVHEEVLGINRAKAHPNMTSEKRNHRAEEYAKGGKKLSSWHMWVALETYMQLQEKFGWDAFKKVFAAYHKMSNFPKDNKGKMNLYAETFSQTVEMNLSGFFKAWGWPIETATEEKLSNLPPWSDHPMIQYG, from the exons ATGACCACCCAGCCCTCCCAACACCAGCAGCGTGAAGAGGCCTACATCTCCCTGATGAGAGGCTTGAAAGAGCTGGACCTCTGTGGTCCCTGTGTTCCCAGCAATCTGGTTCTGATTGGAGACGATGCCTTTCCTTTAGTAATGAACAGCCAAGGCCAGATCCTGATGGCTGCCTCTCTGTACGGCAGTGGAAGGATTGTGGTCTTGGGTCATGAGGGTTACCTGACAACCTTTCCTGTTCTGGTAGAGAATGCTCTGACCTGGCTGCGAGGAGATACATCTAAAAACTTGTCTGTGGGGGTCCACAAGAATGTCAGGGGAGTTGCTGATAATCTCAGCAGATCCAGCTTCCAAGCCAAAATTGTGGAGGCCTTTAGTGACAATCTAGAGGTTGGCGTGTATGTGACAGATGCCTACAGCGTGGATGCAGACGTAAAGCAGCTGGTGGCGTTTCTGAAAGCTGGAGGAGGAGTGCTGATAGCCGGACAGGCGTGGAGCTGGGCTGCAGATCATCCTAAGGAGAACAAGCTGCTTGAGTTTGTAGGGAATAAGGTGTCCAGCGTGGCAGGGATCTACTTCTCTGAGCATCAGGGTGACGTAGAGTGCCTTCCTGTCTGCCCTCAGATCCCATCCTCCTGCATGGCTTTAGG AATTGGTAAGGATTTTAAGGATGACTTGGAGTTCTTACTCCAGGGGATATCCGAGTTTGACCTTCAGAATGGGGTAGTAGCTTCTGAGGTTCTGGCTCATGGGCCTCTAGCGTTCCCCATCGGTACCACCGAGGATGGGCGAGCATTCCTGGCAGGAGCCTACTATGGGAAGGGACGGATTGTTGTGATCACTCATGAAGGACTTCTGAAAAGAGAG ACGCTGGCTCCATTTTGGAACAATGCCCTTCATTGGTTGGATCAAGGCAGGAATGGGGTTGTTGGTGTGGTGCCAGGTCTTAACCAAGCCTTCAACCTCTTCAGCAAGTCAGAGTTTAATTGTGAGAGGACAAATGTCAGGAAAGACctgagtgtatttgtgtgtacagCATACAGCGACAATTATGTGGAGGGGATCCAAGAGTTTGTTGCAGAGGGAGGAGGCCTCCTGATTGGTGGACATGCTTGGTATTGGGCTCAGACACACAAAGGACAAAACCCAATGACAGAATTCTCAG GAAACAAGATCCTGAACAAAATGGGCTTGAGCCTGCTAGAGAATTACATCACTGACGGTTCCTACAAGGCCCCTGTGCCAAGCCAGGCCATCAAAGACACCTACTACTTCCGCCACCTTCTACGCAGCTTTGCTGGTCATGTAACCCAGGGAGAGGAACTTACCGAGAATCAGGAGGAATGCCTTAAAAAACTGGGCAAGGACTGTGCCAAATACTTGCGCATGAAGGCTCATGACTGCTCCTCCTATACACAGATGGTGTCCAACCTCACTGACACGTTAAAGAAGTCGGGCATGCCACAG GTATGTGACAGCCGTCCTGTGAAGAGTCCCAAAGACCACCTGCTTCTCAGCATGGGGACAGATGTATATAAGGTTTGCCCAGATCCTGATGATCTCCTGCCTTACCTCATCAAGCATAACCCCATGATGCCAGTTGTCAATAACCAGAAGATCACGATTAATGCTAACACAGCAG gaggagaggagtggatCAGTACTGGTCTCTACCTCTCTCCTGGTATGAGGACCTCCATAACTGTACCGGCAGAGATTGTCAACAAGGAATGGAAG ATCCAGATAGGCTGTCAAACAGACTATCTCAATGCTGCAGAGTTGAAGAGAGCGCCCTGTGTTCATGAACGATTTCCTGTTACCACAGAGAAGATGCAGGTGTGGAACCTGTGGGGGGGACTCATCTACCTGGTGGCTCCACCCAACACACAGGTGGAGGGGGTAGAGGTCACAGTGCAGACAGCTGTACGTGCACCATATTATAAAtctg GTGTGACAACAAAAGCTGATTGGTCGTTGCTGCGTGCAGCTCCCTCACCCTGGGCAGAGCTGGAGTTTGAGAACATCATCCTTACTGTACCATCAGATGTTGTTCGGGATCTGGATTACCCCGACAAGTTGGCAGCACACTGGGATGCCATCATGAGAGGCGTTGCTGACCTGGCTGCTATCCCACACAAATTTCCCCGCAAAGAGAGATTTGTAACTGATGTACAGATTTCTCAtg GTTGGATGCATGCAGGTTATCCCATCATGGCACAAACACCCACAGCAGCTCATGTGGTCAGCATTGACCATGCTAGGACTAAAGGCATGTGGGGCCCCATCCATGAGCTTGGACACAACCAACAGAGAGGCTGCTGGGAGTTCCCATCTCACACCACAGAGTGTACATGCAACCTCTGGTCAGTGTATGTGCATGAAGAGGTGCTGGGGATCAACAGGGCAAAG GCTCATCCAAATATGACTTCAGAAAAGCGAAACCATCGAGCAGAGGAGTATGCTAAGGGGGGCAAGAAACTCAGCAGCTGGCACATGTGGGTCGCCCTGGAGACATATATGCAG CTCCAGGAAAAGTTTGGCTGGGATGCCTTTAAGAAGGTGTTTGCTGCCTACCACAAGATGAGCAACTTTCCCAAAGACAACAAAGGAAAGATGAACCTGTATGCTGAGACTTtctcccagactgtggagatgaACCTGTCTGGATTCTTTAAAGCCTGGGGCTGGCCCATAGAAACAGCCACTGAGGAGAAACTCTCCAACCTGCCTCCCTGGAGTGACCACCCCATGATCCAGTATGGCTGA